A genomic segment from Syngnathus scovelli strain Florida chromosome 3, RoL_Ssco_1.2, whole genome shotgun sequence encodes:
- the rnf122 gene encoding RING finger protein 122 isoform X3 yields the protein MHPSQWCNGCFCGLVLDYSNKSCAMPPITFQDLPLNIYMVIFGTGIFVFILSLIFCCYFISKLRHQAQSERFGYREVVLKGDPKKLNVHGQTCAVCLEDFKVKDELGVLPCQHAFHRKCLVKWLEVRCVCPMCNKPIAGPPEHHSIGTLLDELV from the exons ATGCACCCCTCCCAGTGGTGCAACG GCTGCTTCTGTGGTCTGGTTCTGGATTATTCCAACAAATCGTGCGCCATGCCACCCATCACCTTCCAGGACCTGCCGCTCAACATCTACATGGTCATCTTCGGCACGGGCATCTTCGTCTTCATCCTCAGCCTCATCTTCTGCTGTTACTTTATCAG CAAACTTCGACATCAGGCCCAGAGTGAGCGCTTTGGATACAGAGAG GTTGTTTTGAAAGGAGATCCAAAGAAGTTGAACGTGCACGGG CAGACGTGTGCCGTGTGTCTGGAGGACTTTAAAGTGAAAGACGAGCTGGGAGTGTTGCCATGCCAACATGCTTTCCATCGAAA GTGTCTTGTCAAGTGGTTGGAGGTACGCTGCGTCTGCCCCATGTGCAACAAGCCCATCGCCGGCCCCCCTGAGCACCACAGCATCGGCACCCTTCTGGACGAACTCGTATAA
- the LOC125993738 gene encoding phospholipid phosphatase 1: protein MFEVSGILYILLDMTCLILVGLPFFILTPQHSPFKRGFFCDDESIRYPLKEDTISYQLLGGVMIPFTLIVIICGECLSIYLSHTKSKTLGHKYATCVYKAMGCYLFGAAANQSLTDIAKYSVGRLRPHFLAVCKPRWDLINCKAGGYVENITCTGDQFLVEEARLSFYSGHSSFSMYCMLFLALYIHARLKTKWSRLLRPTVQFFLLTTAVYVGLSRVSDYKHHWTDVLAGLLQGGAVASFTVFGVSNFFQQPLAAGVSQEEGGQHTGLHDNPANSNHYGSTD, encoded by the exons ATGTTTGAAGTTTCTGGGATTCTATACATCTTGCTGGACATGACTTGTCTCATACTCG TGGGACTCCCATTCTTCATCCTCACTCCTCAGCATAGCCCGTTCAAACGAGGCTTCTTCTGTGATGACGAGTCCATCCGCTACCCCCTCAAAGAGGACACCATTTCCTACCAGCTCCTTGGGGGGGTCATGATCCCCTTCACGCTCATTGTT ATCATCTGTGGGGAGTGTCTTTCTATCTACCTGTCCCACACCAAGAGCAAGACGCTTGGCCACAAATACGCAACGTGTGTCTACAAGGCCATGGGCTGCTACTTATTCGGGGCGGCGGCCAACCAGTCGCTGACGGACATCGCCAAGTACTCCGTGGGGCGTCTGCGGCCGCACTTTCTTGCCGTGTGCAAGCCCAGGTGGGATCTCATCAATTGCAAAGCTGGTGGATACGTGGAGAACATCACCTGTACCGGGGACCAGTTCCTGGTGGAGGAAGCCAG GCTGTCCTTCTATTCTGGTCATTCATCGTTCTCCATGTACTGTATGCTGTTTCTTGCC TTGTACATCCATGCCAGGCTGAAGACTAAGTGGTCGAGGCTTCTACGGCCCACCgtgcagttttttcttctcaccACCGCCGTCTACGTGGGTCTGTCCCGCGTGTCCGACTACAAGCACCACTGGACCGACGTACTTGCCGGCCTCCTGCAGGGCGGCGCTGTGGCCTCCTTCACG GTGTTCGGTGTGTCCAACTTCTTCCAGCAGCCACTCGCGGCGGGCGTGTCCCAGGAGGAAGGGGGCCAGCACACCGGTTTACATGACAACCCAGCCAATTCCAACCACTATGGCAGCACTGACTGA
- the rnf122 gene encoding RING finger protein 122 isoform X1, translating to MITDVDLCIQQNSMQLCLPLSFGCFCGLVLDYSNKSCAMPPITFQDLPLNIYMVIFGTGIFVFILSLIFCCYFISKLRHQAQSERFGYREVVLKGDPKKLNVHGQTCAVCLEDFKVKDELGVLPCQHAFHRKCLVKWLEVRCVCPMCNKPIAGPPEHHSIGTLLDELV from the exons ATGATTACCGATGTCGATTTGTGCATTCAACAAAACtcaatgcagctctgcttacctttaaGCTTTG GCTGCTTCTGTGGTCTGGTTCTGGATTATTCCAACAAATCGTGCGCCATGCCACCCATCACCTTCCAGGACCTGCCGCTCAACATCTACATGGTCATCTTCGGCACGGGCATCTTCGTCTTCATCCTCAGCCTCATCTTCTGCTGTTACTTTATCAG CAAACTTCGACATCAGGCCCAGAGTGAGCGCTTTGGATACAGAGAG GTTGTTTTGAAAGGAGATCCAAAGAAGTTGAACGTGCACGGG CAGACGTGTGCCGTGTGTCTGGAGGACTTTAAAGTGAAAGACGAGCTGGGAGTGTTGCCATGCCAACATGCTTTCCATCGAAA GTGTCTTGTCAAGTGGTTGGAGGTACGCTGCGTCTGCCCCATGTGCAACAAGCCCATCGCCGGCCCCCCTGAGCACCACAGCATCGGCACCCTTCTGGACGAACTCGTATAA
- the rnf122 gene encoding RING finger protein 122 isoform X2 produces the protein MITDVDLCIQQNSMQLCLPLSFGCFCGLVLDYSNKSCAMPPITFQDLPLNIYMVIFGTGIFVFILSLIFCCYFISKLRHQAQSERFGYREVVLKGDPKKLNVHGTCAVCLEDFKVKDELGVLPCQHAFHRKCLVKWLEVRCVCPMCNKPIAGPPEHHSIGTLLDELV, from the exons ATGATTACCGATGTCGATTTGTGCATTCAACAAAACtcaatgcagctctgcttacctttaaGCTTTG GCTGCTTCTGTGGTCTGGTTCTGGATTATTCCAACAAATCGTGCGCCATGCCACCCATCACCTTCCAGGACCTGCCGCTCAACATCTACATGGTCATCTTCGGCACGGGCATCTTCGTCTTCATCCTCAGCCTCATCTTCTGCTGTTACTTTATCAG CAAACTTCGACATCAGGCCCAGAGTGAGCGCTTTGGATACAGAGAG GTTGTTTTGAAAGGAGATCCAAAGAAGTTGAACGTGCACGGG ACGTGTGCCGTGTGTCTGGAGGACTTTAAAGTGAAAGACGAGCTGGGAGTGTTGCCATGCCAACATGCTTTCCATCGAAA GTGTCTTGTCAAGTGGTTGGAGGTACGCTGCGTCTGCCCCATGTGCAACAAGCCCATCGCCGGCCCCCCTGAGCACCACAGCATCGGCACCCTTCTGGACGAACTCGTATAA
- the LOC125993728 gene encoding ATP synthase subunit alpha, mitochondrial, protein MLSVRVAAALARTLPRRAGLVSKAVPAACVGVNHLHTHRPWLQKTGTAEVSSILEEKIMGADTSADLEETGRVLSIGDGIARVYGLRNVQAEEMVEFSSGLKGMSLNLEPDNVGVVVFGNDKLIKEGDIVKRTGAIVDVPVGEELLGRVVDALGNAIDGKGPLGSKIRRRVGLKAPGIIPRISVREPMQTGIKAVDSLVPIGRGQRELIIGDRQTGKTAIAIDTIINQKRFNEGTDEKKKLYCIYVAIGQKRSTVAQLVKRLTDADAMKYTIVVSATASDAAPLQYLAPYSGCSMGEYFRDNGKHALIIYDDLSKQAVAYRQMSLLLRRPPGREAYPGDVFYLHSRLLERAAKMNDNFGGGSLTALPVIETQAGDVSAYIPTNVISITDGQIFLETELFYKGIRPAINVGLSVSRVGSAAQTKAMKQVAGTMKLELAQYREVAAFAQFGSDLDAATQQLLNRGVRLTELLKQGQYCPMAIEEQVTVIYAGVRGHLDKMEPSKITKFEKAFLQHILSQHQDLLAAIRADGMISEASDAKLKQLVLNFLSSFE, encoded by the exons ATGTTATCCGTGCGAGTTGCAGCAGCGTTGGCCAGGACCCTGCCGAGAAGGGCTGGATTA GTGTCCAAGGCTGTCCCAGCCGCCTGCGTTGGGGTCAACCacctccacacacacagaccATGGCTGCAAAAGACTG GCACGGCTGAGGTGTCCTCAATCCTGGAGGAGAAGATCATGGGAGCAGACACCTCTGCCGACCTGGAGGAGACCGGTCGCGTGCTGTCCATCGGTGACGGTATTGCCAGGGTGTACGGGCTGAGGAATGTCCAGGCGGAAGAGATGGTGGAGTTCTCATCTGGACTCAAA GGAATGTCTCTGAACTTGGAGCCTGACAACGTTGGCGTGGTGGTGTTTGGTAACGACAAGCTTATCAAGGAGGGCGACATTGTGAAGAGGACCGGTGCCATCGTGGATGTTCCCGTCGGAGAGGAGCTGCTCGGCCGTGTGGTGGATGCTCTTGGAAACGCTATTGATGGAAAG GGTCCTCTGGGTTCCAAGATACGTAGGCGTGTGGGTCTGAAGGCTCCGGGTATCATCCCCCGCATTTCTGTGAGGGAGCCCATGCAGACTGGCATCAAGGCTGTGGACAGCCTGGTGCCCATCGGGAGAGGCCAGCGTGAGCTCATCATTGGTGACAGGCAGACTGG CAAAACGGCCATTGCCATCGACACCATCATCAACCAGAAACGCTTCAACGAGGGTACCGATGAGAAGAAGAAGCTCTACTGCATCTACGTGGCCATCGGCCAGAAGAGGTCCACCGTGGCCCAGCTGGTGAAGAGGCTGACGGATGCCGACGCCATGAAATACACCATCGTGGTGTCGGCCACCGCCTCAGACGCGGCCCCCCTGCAGTACCTGGCCCCGTATTCGGGCTGCTCCATGGGCGAGTACTTCCGCGACAACGGCAAGCATGCCCTCATCATCTACGACGATCTGTCCAAACAG GCCGTAGCTTACCGTCAGATGTCCCTGCTGCTGCGTCGTCCCCCGGGTCGTGAGGCCTACCCCGGCGACGTCTTCTACCTGCATTCGCGTCTGCTGGAGAGAGCCGCCAAGATGAATGACAACTTTGGCGGCGGCTCCCTCACCGCTCTGCCAGTCATCGAGACCCAGGCCGGCGACGTGTCCGCCTACATCCCCACCAATGTCATCTCCATCACAGATGGACAG ATCTTCTTGGAGACTGAGCTCTTCTATAAGGGTATCAGGCCCGCCATTAACGTGGGTCTGTCTGTGTCCCGAGTGGGTTCTGCTGCCCAGACCAAAGCTATGAAGCAG GTTGCCGGTACCATGAAGCTGGAGCTGGCTCAGTACCGTGAGGTGGCAGCTTTCGCCCAGTTTGGGTCCGATCTGGACGCTGCCACTCAGCAGCTCCTCAACAGGGGCGTCAGGCTCACGGAGTTGCTCAAGCAGGGACAGTACT GTCCCATGGCCATCGAGGAGCAGGTGACAGTCATCTACGCCGGCGTCAGGGGCCATCTGGACAAAATGGAGCCAAGCAAGATCACAAAATTCGAGAAGGCTTTCCTGCAGCACATTCTCAGTCAGCATCAAGACCTGCTCGCTGCAATCAG GGCTGACGGCATGATCTCGGAAGCATCTGATGCCAAACTGAAGCAGTTAGTTCTGAACTTCCTGTCCAGTTTTGAGTAA
- the LOC125993729 gene encoding chondroitin sulfate N-acetylgalactosaminyltransferase 1-like, translated as MFKRWLLALLARVGLVAAGLCCCAALFYLLVCRPSSRDPRRDPLWSSGTTSKEGYMALLQEREDSHRHYIDSLGKQIAQLKEALQERTFQLQESLDKAKIKGILPQGLESLHKTPTQSDLKEFFRSQLNHAEVNTGVTLLNEYVLIPFDTFTLRRVYQLETGLTRHPMERPVRKDCRDELIGSVETALHVLNGPQQHVDTSRRKRTFSPSDFIEGLTRTERDRGTVYELMFKGDGAREYAKTVLFRPFGPLVKVKSEQVDTRSMLINIIVPLSKRAETFRHFVHNFREVCIQQDGRVHLTVVYFGHEQIDQVKAILDQTTRETRFRSFTLIQLKEEFSRGRGLEVGARAWRRSQNVLMFFCDVDIHFTADFLTSCRLNAEPGKKVYYPVLFSQYNPSIIYSNYTHVPSIQEQLVISRDTGFWRDFGFGMTCQYRSDFLNIGGFDRSIKGWGLEDVHLYRKYLHSKLMVVRAPSRSLFHLWHEKMCSDELPPNKYQMCMRTKAMSEASHGQLGELLFKADIQAHLERNGRRS; from the exons ATGTTTAAACGATGGCTGCTGGCCCTGCTGGCCCGGGTGGGCTTGGTGGCGGCGGGCCTCTGCTGCTGTGCGGCTCTGTTCTACCTGCTGGTCTGCAGACCCTCATCCAGAGACCCCCGGCGAGACCCCTTGTGGTCGTCGGGGACCACCAGCAAGGAAGGCTACATGGCGCTGCTCCAGGAGAGGGAAGACTCCCACAGGCATTACATTGACAGCCTGGGCAAGCAGATAGCGCAGCTCAAGGAGGCTCTCCAGGAGCGGACTTTCCAGCTCCAGGAGTCACTGGACAAAGCCAAAATTAAAGGCATTCTGCCTCAGGGCCTGGAGAGTCTGCACAAAACCCCCACGCAGTCCGACCTGAAG GAGTTCTTCCGCTCACAGCTGAACCATGCCGAGGTCAACACGGGCGTGACGCTACTCAATGAATACGTCTTAATCCCATTTGACACTTTTACACTGCGGAG GGTGTACCAGTTGGAGACGGGTCTGACCAGGCACCCCATGGAGAGGCCTGTGAGGAAGGACTGCAGAGATGAGCTGATAGGCAGCGTGGAGACAGCACTGCATGTCCTCAATGGACCTCAGCAACACGTGGACACCAGCAGGAGGAAACGCACTTTCTCCCCGTCAGACTTCATCGAGG GGCTGACCCGCACCGAACGGGACCGAGGTACTGTGTACGAGTTGATGTTCAAAGGCGACGGGGCGCGGGAGTACGCCAAGACGGTTCTCTTCAGGCCTTTCGGGCCTTTGGTTAAAGTGAAGAGCGAGCAAGTGGACACACGCAGCATGCTCATCAACATCATTGTACCGCTTTCCAAGAGAGCGGAAACATTCCGCCATTTTGTTCACAACTTCAG AGAGGTGTGCATCCAGCAGGATGGTAGGGTCCATCTCACAGTGGTCTACTTTGGCCATGAGCAGATTGACCAGGTGAAAGCCATCCTGGATCAGACAACCAG GGAGACCCGCTTCAGAAGCTTCACGCTGATCCAGCTCAAAGAGGAGTTCTCACGTGGGCGGGGCTTAGAAGTGGGTGCCAGAGCCTGGAGGCGAAGTCAAAACGTCCTGATGTTTTTCTGTGACGTAGACATCCACTTCACAGCGGACTTCTTGACTTCCTGTCGCCTCAATGCAGAGCCTG GCAAAAAGGTGTACTACCCAGTCCTCTTCAGCCAGTACAATCCATCTATCATCTACAGTAATTACACTCATGTACCATCTATCCAGGAACAACTG GTGATAAGTCGCGACACAGGTTTCTGGAGAGATTTTGGCTTTGGGATGACATGCCAGTACAGGTCGGACTTCCTCAACATAG gtggttttgaCCGCAGCATTAAAGGTTGGGGGCTGGAGGACGTGCACCTCTACAGGAAGTACCTGCACAGCAAACTGATGGTGGTGCGAGCCCCGTCACGTAGTCTCTTCCACTTGTGGCACGAGAAGATGTGCAGCGATGAGCTGCCGCCGAACAAGTACCAGATGTGCATGCGGACCAAGGCCATGAGCGAGGCCTCGCACGGCCAACTGGGAGAGCTGCTCTTCAAAGCTGACATCCAAGCGCACCTCGAAAGGAATGGAAGACGCTCATGA